The following are from one region of the Salvia splendens isolate huo1 chromosome 2, SspV2, whole genome shotgun sequence genome:
- the LOC121792187 gene encoding bifunctional enolase 2/transcriptional activator: protein MATITSIKARQIFDSRGNPTVEVDVKTSNGVFARAAVPSGASTGIYEALELRDGGSDYLGKGVSKAVNNVNNIIAPALVGKDPTDQTAIDNFMVHQLDGTQNEWGWCKQKLGANAILAVSLAVCKAGAAVLNIPLYKHIANLAGNKNMVLPVPAFNVINGGSHAGNKLAMQEFMILPIGASSFKEAMKMGVEVYHHLKAVIKKKYGQDATNVGDEGGFAPNIQENKEGLELLKTAIAKAGYTDQVVIGMDVAASEFYGEDKTYDLNFKEENNNGKDKISGEQLKDLYKSFVAEYPIVSIEDPFDQDDWEHYAKMTAECGTQVQIVGDDLLVTNPKRVEKAIKEKSCNALLLKVNQIGSVTESIEAVKMSKQAGWGVMASHRSGETEDTFIADLSVGLSTGQIKTGAPCRSERLAKYNQLLRIEEELGSEAVYAGASFRTPVAPY from the exons ATGGCCACTATCACTAGCATCAAGGCCCGTCAGATCTTCGACAGCCGTGGCAACCCCACAGTTGAG GTTGATGTGAAAACCTCCAATGGAGTTTTTGCTAGGGCTGCCGTTCCTAGTGGTGCATCCACTG GAATTTATGAGGCTCTTGAACTGAGGGATGGGGGATCTGACTACCTTGGCAAGGGTGTCTCAAAG GCTGTTAACAATGTCAACAACATCATTGCACCAGCCCTTGTTGGAAAG GACCCGACTGATCAGACTGCCATTGATAATTTCATGGTTCACCAACTTGATGGAACTCAGAACGAGTGGGGTTGGTGCAAGCAAAAG CTTGGAGCGAATGCTATTCTTGCGGTGTCACTCGCTGTCTGCAAAGCTGGAGCTGCTGTCCTCAATATCCCTCTGTACAAG CACATTGCCAACCTAGCTGGCAACAAGAACATGGTGCTCCCTGTGCCTGCTTTCAATGTCATCAATGGTGGATCACACGCTGGAAACAAGCTTGCTATGCAG GAGTTCATGATTCTTCCTATTGGAGCTTCATCTTTCAAGGAGGCCATGAAGATGGGTGTTGAAGTCTACCACCATTTGAAG GCTGTTATTAAGAAGAAATATGGGCAGGATGCTACTAACGTTGGTGATGAGGGTGGTTTTGCTCCCAACATTCAG GAGAACAAGGAAGGCCTTGAACTGCTAAAGACTGCTATTGCCAAAGCAGGTTATACTGATCAA GTTGTCATTGGAATGGATGTTGCTGCATCTGAGTTTTATGGGGAAGACAAGACTTACGACTTGAACTTCAAGGAAGAG AACAATAATGGGAAAGATAAGATCTCTGGCGAACAACTCAAGGATCTCTACAAGTCATTTGTGGCTGAGTACCCTATTGTGTCGATTGAAGATCCATTTGACCAGGATGACTGGGAGCACTACGCAAAAATGACCGCAGAATGTGGAACTCAAGTGCAGATTGTGGGAGATGATCTCCTTGTCACCAACCCCAAG AGAGTTGAGAAGGCAATCAAGGAGAAGAGTTGCAATGCCCTTCTTCTCAAG GTTAACCAAATTGGATCTGTGACTGAGAGTATTGAAGCTGTAAAAATGTCTAAGCAAGCTGGATGGGGTGTGATGGCCAGCCACCGAAG TGGGGAAACCGAAGACACTTTCATTGCTGATCTCTCAGTTGGATTGTCCACG GGACAAATTAAGACTGGAGCTCCTTGCAGATCAGAACGTCTTGCAAAATACAACCAG CTGTTGAGGATTGAGGAGGAGCTTGGTTCAGAAGCAGTGTATGCAGGAGCCAGCTTCCGCACACCTGTTGCACCCTACTAG